Below is a genomic region from Flammeovirgaceae bacterium SG7u.111.
GTTTGTCTGTTCTACATTAGTTAAGAATGGTATTTGCATAAGTTTAGCTAAAAAGAGTCTGCAAGTAATAAATCATTAAACTGTTTTCTGTTTGTGATACCAATAATAAATAACCACACCAATTAGCTTCTACCATTCGGTAATTCTTTTACTAACATAACTGGATATAAATAATACACTATTTCAACTAGGGTAAGACTTTTCTTTTTATACAGTCCTAAAGGTTATAGAAATTCCTTAATTGATTTTCAGATTTCCTTTATAGATGGCTTGGGTACAAGGGTGCTTGGTATAATTGGATTCGTTCGAAATAATAGTCACTTGTGCTGACCTAAGCGTTACCTGACATTAAGAATAAGAAACTATTAATTATTAGAATCCGAAGTGCATAAGAAGAGAATAATCTACTTTTTCATAAAAAAAATACAAAAAATTAAACATTGTTATATACTAGATCAATAATTCTGGCGTGTAACAGATACTAAATTGTGTAACTCATAGCATATCTAACCTAACTTATCATGATGATTAAAGAACAATGGGTCCAAATCGACTTCAGTGATCCTTTTTTTGAGGTAAAAGTTCAAAATGTAAAATCTGAATACGAAGTATCGAGCTGGGGTCGAGCTAAAAAAGACGGCGAACTTATCGCAGGTTCTACCGTAAATGGCTACAAATTTATCCGAGTATACCTCGGTTACTGCAAGGAGCGCAAACGAGGCATGGAAAAAAGGCTTCCCCTACACCGTGTAGTTGCCTACTATTTTGTGACCAACGATGATCCCGATTACAAAAACTATGTCTCATTCAGAGATAACGATTCTCTAAATTGCCAAGCTCGAAATTTACAATGGATCCCTCATAGCGAAGCTAGCCGTAAAGGATATGAAAGCGCCGTAGCAAGGGGTACATGGAAAGGCGATAGTCCTTTGAGAAAACATGTGAAGCTTAACAAAGAAAAAGTAAAGATCATACGTGAAAGACATTCCAAGGGTGTCGCCCCCAAAAGGTTAGCCCAGCAGTTTGGTGTTTCTACCATGCAAATTTCAAGAGTAGTAAACCATGTAGACTGGAAAAACGCATAAAAATATATAATTGGATTTCTTCTAAAAACTGTGACTAACATTGGTCACAGTTTTTTTTGTTTTCAAAAACTTAAAACTTTCCTATAACACATGATATAAGATTTGGTCTCATAATAGGGCAAATACTTCTTTTGATATCTATAGGATTTAATGTTAAATTGGTAAAAAAAGTTTAGGATTTAACATTTTATGTTCTTGAGGAAAAATGAGGATTTATACCGCCAGTTAGTTGAGCACTCATCAGATGTGCTTTGGTTGTATGACGTGGAAATAGAACGTTTTATGTATGTAAGTCCTTCTATTTTTGAATTATTAGGGTTTACACAAGAGGAATATCTGAGTTTATCAATTACCGAAATTGTAAGTCCTGAGTCTATCAACGATTTGCGTAAGGCATTTGCTAATTGTTTGGCAGAGTTTTCGGCTACGGGATTAGCTCAAAAACATCTGTTAGGATTAGTTTTTTTAGATAAAAAAGGACAGAAAGTAATTGTTGAAATAGAATTTTCTAGTAAAGAAGATCTGTTAACGCAGAAGGTAGAAATAGTGGGGTCTACCCGTGCAGTTACACTTGAGAAAGAATCAGAAAAAGAGCTGCGAAATACTGAGTTTCTAGCTGAAGAAGCTTATAACCTGACTAAGATAGGACTTTGGGAATACTTGGCTGATGATCAAGTTTTTAATGCTTCTCCCGAATGGTTACAAATCTATGGGTTCCAAAAAGAGAGGTTTGATGGTACAATTGAAGCAATTTTAGCTATGATCCATCCTGAGGATAGGGAGCGAGTTTTAGCCCAAACCCAAGAGGCATATACAAAAAATCGACCTAGTCCTTCAACTTTCAGGATTATCACTCCTAGTGGCGAACTTAAATACTTGAGAAGTGTCGGTAAAATGGAGTTTAACGATCAAGGCGATTTGGTCAAGAACATTGGTTTCGTGCAAGATATTACCGAGCAAATGCTTGATAAGATAGGGCTTCAGGAAAAGTATGAGGAATATGAATCGCTAAATGATGAGCTTCAGTGTAAAAATGATGAGCTTTTAGCTGTTCAGCGAGAACTGGAAAATACCAATTTTGTGCTTTCTACTAGAGAAGAGCAACTACTAAATGCAAATAAAGAGTTGGTTGAGTCCAATGAAAGGCTTGCAAAAGCGGTAAACGAAGCGAAGAAAACTGAACAAAACCTTGCAATTGCCCAGAGTTTGGCCAAAGTAGGTAGTTATGAATTGGATGTTGCTAACGATATCTGGCTTGGGTCTAAAGAATTTTGTAGGATTTTTGGTTTTGACTACGGCGCTGAATATAGGTTAGATGATTTCTATAACTGTATTCACCCAGATGACCTGGAGTATGTGAAAGAAGGGTATGAGAAGGCAATTGATGGCGAAAAAAACTTTGTGTTTGAATATAGGGCATTTCGTAGAGGTACAGGTGAAGAACTCTTTATAAGTTCTGTGGGGCAAATAGTATACGATAAAATGGGTAGGGCATCCAAGGTGCTTGGTACAAAGCAAGATATGACCGAACAGAAGTTGATAGAAAAAGAGCTGGAGCAAACTCAAATGCAGTATACAGATTTTATCAATTATTCAAATGATGCTGTCGCCTATTGGAAAGTTCCTGAAGGGTTTAGGATAGATTGGCCTTTGAGGAAGCAGATATACATGTTGTACGAAGTTGAACTTCTGGATTGTAATAGGGCATTTTGGGCAAATTTCGGAAGGTGCAGCAAAGAAGAGCTAATAGGGAAAAAATATATTGATCTGGTAAAAAAGAGAATCTATGACGAGAATTTTTCAAAGTTTATTAAAGGTGATTATAGTTTAAATAATGCAAAGGTGCATGTGACCTTTGCTGACAATAAAGAGTACTTCGGGTTGGATAATTGGTATGGAGTGACTTCCAATGGGTTGCTTACCCATTTTTGGGCGACTTCAAAAAATATAACAGAACAAAAGCTAGCTGAACAGAAACTCCTATTTCAAGAACAGTCAATCAGGAAAATTATAGTAGAAACTTCGGTTGAGAAGGGCAAGGGGTATTTCGATAAACTTGTTTTACTTCTCAATGAAATCATTCAAGCTGATTATACATTTATAGGAAAACTTACGGGGGAAAGGTTTATCGACACAATTGCTTTGTGTAATAAAGATAAGATAATGGAGAATCTTACGTACGATCTAAAAAACACTCCTTGTGACAATGTATTGGATGATTTGCGATCATGTGTCTTTCCTGATAATGTAACTAGTTTGTATCCTGATGATCAACTGTTGGTTGATATGGAAATAGAAGGATATACTGGAGTGTCCATCTTTAATAAAGAAAATAAACCTATTGGTATTTTAGTATCGCTTTTTAAAAAGACGATCGATGACACAAATTTTATAGCGTCTCTATTAGAGCTATTTGCTGTGAATATAGGTACGGAGTTGGAGCGAATGGAAGTTGAAGAGTCGCTCAAAACCAGTGAGGAAAGGCTTAGAAATTATTTTAACTTGGGCTTAGTAGGCATGTCTATTACCGCTCCCGATAAAACATGGATTGAGTTTAATGATACGCTCCATGAAATGTTGGGATATACCCGTGAAGAGTTTATGGAGCTTAATTGGGAAGCATTGATTCATCCCGATGAAAAAGCTAAAATGCAGTACTACAACAGAGCCTCAAGAGGAGAAATAGATAGTTTCGATATAGAGCGGCGGTTTGTCCATAAAGATGGAAGTACGATTTATACTGAGGTGTCAACGAGTGCTGTTCGGAATGAAGCAGGAGAAGTGGAATATGTGATCGGCTTAGTTCATGATGTTACTGAACTTAAAAAATCTACCCAGGCATTGGTAGAAAATGAAGAGAAACTCAAAACTCTATTTGGGGCAATGACCGATATTGTATCCTTATATGAGTTGGTTTATAATGATCAAGGAGAGGTAATAGATTATAGGCTGATCGATTGTAATGATGCATTTATAAATAGTCTGCATTTGGGTGATAAAGATCCGAAAGGCGAGTTGGTTACAGAATTGCACGGTTTGGAAAAACCTTCACATATAGAAGAATATAGCCGTGTAGCCTTAACGGGTGAAAGCTATAATTACACCATTTTTTATGAAGCAATTGCAAGGCACTTTATAGTTTCGGTCGTTTCACCTAAAAGGGAGCAATTTGCCATAGTGGCCAAGGATATTACCGAAATAAAAGAGATTCAGGAAGAGCTTGAAAAACATAAAAACGAGCTGGAGCTCTTAGTAAAAGAGCGAACGGAAGAACTTCAAGCTTCTTACGAGGAATTGTTTCAAGCCAATGAGTCCCTCACATTTCAGCGGGATGAGATAGAGCATGCGCTGAACCAGCTTAGGGAGACACAAGCTCAGCTAGTGCAAGCTGAGAAAATGGCATCTTTGGGGGTATTGACAGCTGGTGTTGCCCATGAAATCAACAATCCTCTTAATTTTATTCATGGCGGGATAACTGGAGTAGAGTACTATGTGAAGGAGAATTTACCTGAACACTATGAGTCTCTTCAGCCACTTATAAGTGGGGTGAAAACAGGTGTGAAAAGAGCTGCAAATATTGTTGCTAGTTTGAGCCAGTTTAGTAGGAAGGACTCTGATAAACATGCGGCTTGCGATATTTATCATATCATAGATAATTGCTTGGTGATGTTGGAGAATTCTATTAAAAATAGGATTGAGGTTGTGAAGGATTTTACAAAAACAACATTTAACTTGGTAGGAAATGAAGGGAAGTTACATCAAGCGTTCTTAAATTACCTTTCAAATGCAGCTCAGGCTATAGAAGATAAAGGGGTAATTACTATTTCTACCGAGGTTGTGTTTGACAAACTGGAAGTGACCATTTCTGATACAGGCTATGGGATAAGCAAAGAGAATTTGCCTAAGGTAACTGATCCATTCTTTACCACCAAACCTCCTGGTAAGGGGACAGGTTTAGGAATGTATATTTCTAACAAAATAATAGATGAACACGGTGGTGAGATCATCATACATTCAAAAGAAAAAGAAGGTACGCAGCTAAAGGTAGTATTGCCTTTGGATTAGGACAATGTACGGGTTCTGGAACAAAGCCACGCCGTGGGACACTTCAAGAATTATTGAATAATAGCTTTTTAAGCCCTATTTATTGTTTTATTATGAGAAAAGATATAACAATTCTTTATGTGGACGATGAACCAGTAAATTTATTGATTTTCAAGACTTTACTTGGTAGGGAGTTTACAATTGTGGATGCCAATAATGGAGTGGAAGGATTGCAGAAAATAAAGGAGCACCCTGAGGTATCTGTGGTGGTTAGTGATTTGCAAATGCCTGTAATGGATGGTCTGCAATTTATAGAAAAGCTAAAGAAAATTCGTCCAGAATTACCTTGTTATGTCATGACTGGTTTTGAAAAAAACGAAGATATATTGAACGCAATAGCAAAAAAACTAGTAGCTGGTTTTTTTGCTAAACCATTTGATGACAAGGATATAATTAAAGAAATCATGAAGGCGGTCAAATAATATGTCCAATTAATTTTGACGACAAACCCCAAGTAAGAGGTGTCGACTCTTACTTGGGGTTTCTTTTTTTTTTCATACATCAAGCCCAGCCCTTATCTCTGGCTTCTTGCACGTGCAAGTGCCTCGCCAACCATTTGTCTTTGTCCTTGTTTAGGTGATCGTCGATATGAATAGGGTCAAAGGGGGTGAAATCACCTCCCCATCTCAGCATCGGATCTTTTCTAACATCTTCAAAAAAAGCATTTGCCTCAGGCGGAAATTTTCGCAGCTTCATGTCATTGTATCGAAGTAACTTCGTAAAACCTGGACCATATTTAATATTGAAATCTATGGCGTGCCCAGCCATATGGTTTGACATCCTTGCAGGAGTAACCACCGCACCTGCTACACGTGAAGAAGTACGGAAAGAGCTCGTGATCAAGAGCTTAATATTGTTCTTCACCAAATAGCTATGGATTCGCTCCAGTGCTGGAATGAAATCGATATCGCACAAGATCTGCTTTCCAGTGAAGTGGGTATTGTCATAGGTGACCAGTGCCGATTGGCTCACTTTTACCTCGCTAGTCGCTATTGGCGTTTCTGTTTCTTTCCAAGTAGGAGGAGGGGTTTCCTTTAGTGTTTCTATCTCAGTTGCTTTTACGATAGGTTTGGACTGCAAGTGGATACTTTTTCTTGTTTTGTACCACTCTTTTCCAAACCCAAAGGCAAGCTCTTTTAACAGAGATTTTGCCATTTTTCTGTCAAAAGTATTCCCATCGCCTTTAAAGCCTCTGTAAATTGAAAAAGCTTGTACAGCGGCGCAAGTGCAGTTTCCATAATCACCATCGTTTTGATATTGGTCCCACTTAAGCTCTGCTCCATAACCAACTTCGTTGAGCAAAGTTTGGAGCGAGGAAATAGCCGGTTTGGCAGAAGAGCCTTTGGTGTAGATCATGCTCACGGTCTTATTTTTCATGTCCCCATAAAGCATCTGCATTTCGTCCAGAATATCGTAATGGTGGAGGAGTACCTTTGCCAGTTGCTCGCTTATCGATTTGCCATCCGACCAAATGTTGTTTTTCTTGGCAAATGACTTTACCGCTTTTTCGGTACATTTGTCATACACACCCGTAGCGTTTGTTTTAGCCCATTTGAGTTCTTTTCCATAGCCCAATTCAAAGAGGATGAGCTGTAGCTCTTGGATAGCTTCCGAATTGCTGCTTCCAACGCAAAGCGCTTTTTCTATGGTTTTTTCTTCTAGTAAGTTTTGAATAATAAGTTCGTGAGTCATAGGATTCTTTGTGTTATAGGTGGTGAATGTTTATAATATTTGATCACGTAAAAGTGGGATTTAAGTTGTTGTAAATGAATTGAGCAGAAGTTGGTTTGTCTGCTCAATGTCTTCGCTCGCAATGTTTTGAAGATCGAACCTATTTTCCTCATTAAAATGTGTATAAATTATCAAGGTCGAATCTGATAGCTCAAAACCCGTGATTTCAAACCAGTTAATGGATTTGTCTTTGAATGAGTTTAGTTTGATTATCAACATATTTTTGTTCCAGTCAATGTAGTTTTTGTGAAAATACCTTTTAAAGAGTTGAATCAGCAATAATGAAAACCCTAAAGCTCGTATTTTAATACTTAAAGAGGAAAATGTTTTAGGTAAAATAAAAGAAAGCAATAGGACTATTGATAGTGCTTTTATAATAGAAGTTTTTATGGGGTTTAACCCTTCAAAATGAATTCTAGCCATGTTTTGTTTTCTTATTCTATTTGAAAGAAACGAATTTATTAGAATAAAGTACAAAATACATTTGGTCAATCAAAATGATTTCTGAATGAGAGAAGCTATCTTTTCAAGATAGCTTCTTCTCTGGTTTATTATCAATCTGTGATTAAAATATTCAAACAAATCACCCTTTCCACTTAACTATATATCCTTTTTCCCTTCCCAGCATCTGCTGTCCCACCGATTTTTTTATATGATGCCCCAAAGCGTGTAGTAACCGGCCCTTTGCAAGGTTTCTTACTGTTACCAGACTGATCTCTCTCAAAGGAACTTCTCCATCAAAATGCTTTATCCTGTTTTGCTGGTGTTCGGGTACTTCAGCGGCTGCTAGCTCGGGAAGTAAGGTGAACCCGCCTTGTGTATCTACCATTTTCCTCAGTGTTTCCAGTGAACTACCTTGGTAGCTGAATGAGCTTCCGTTGTGGAGCGAATCGTAGTTACAAAGCTTGACCGTTTGCGAATGGAAACAGTGTTCATCGCTTATGAGCCAGAGGTCTGGTTGTAAAAGTTGCTCAGCCTCAACTTCATCACTTTTAAAAAGTGGGTGTTTGGGGTTAGTATAAACCATTATTTCTTCGTAAAAAAGAGATCTTTCGAGTATCTCGTTATCATAAAAAGGCGTCGCCATTACCCCGGCATCCAATAGGTCTTTTTTTAACTCACCTACGATTTCCTCGGCTATAATTTCCTTCACTTTCAGAGAAACTTTTGGGTGCTTTTTTACAAAACTATTGATGAGGCGAGGTAGAAGATACGGGGCTATGGTAGGCAAAATTCCTATTTTTAGTTCTCCAGAAAGCTCTTCGTCATGGCTCTTTACTATTTCGTTGAGCTTCCGTGCGTTGCGAATAGTAATTCGTGCTTGGTCTATGATTTCCCTGCCCACATCCGTGGGGATTACCGGCTGGCGGCTTCTGTCAAAAATAGTTACCCCAAGCAAGTCTTCCATTTTTTTTACCTGCATGCTCAAAGTAGGCTGGGTCACAAAACAGCTTTTGGCGGCAGTAGCGAAATGCCTGTGGGTATCCACGGCAACAACATACTCTAATTGGACAAGTGTGATCATATGTGTTTTGTTAAATTAACACTGGTATTCAAAAAGTGAGTAACTGTTTTCCAACAGTATGCGTATAGTTCACCTTTCCAACTGAGTTGCATCCAAAAAAGGAAAACAATAGTGGCCACATACTTCTTTTTTAAAGAAAATAAACTTCAGCTAGGTGAGATTATTACCTATTCGCTAATTCAGAGTAAGAGTTGTTGAAATGAGTTTTGGGTTATTGCCAAAACTGAGTTGAGTTTTCCAGAGTCGTTAATTTTTGCAAGAACACAAACATAACAAAAGCATAGATGTTTTCTATAGAATGCTAATATCTAATTGCTCAAGTTGATGTAGTCTAGTTTCATAACTGAAGAAGTTGGTAGAAGGTTTCCTTACTTTGGTTGAAAAAAGTTTGTGATCATAGCGGAAGGACTTAGATTTAATCTTACTTATAAAACTAAAGGGGCGCACGTGCTTGGTTATACAATAACTCGAAAAAATTTATTGGTTCATTTATATTTTTGGATAGCATTTCTGGCGCTGTTCACCTTTTTTTGGTCGGGTAGGCTAACGTTAGAAGAAGCATTGTTGAGAGGTACCGTACTTACGCTTTTCCAAATGATATTGGTGTACACCAACTTGGCTTTTTTGATGCCCAAGTTTTATGAAAGACAAAAATACGGTTTGTTTATTATCAGCTCTATTCTCCTTATCCTGATCTTGTTTTTGTTGTTCAACTTTGCGGATTTTCAGGTAGCAAAGTGGGTATTTGATATTCCTGATCGTCCGCTCCGAGGACCAAAAGGAGGCGAGCGTGAAGCGGTTGATGCTCTTAATTCTTTTGCTAGAAAAAGGGGGAATGACATGTTTAAGATGGCGATGCGTACCAGGTCTCTGTTCAATGTGAGCTTGTTTGTGTCCCTTTTTGTGATAAGTGTGGCATACAGGCTTTCGCAGATAGCAGCGAAAAAGGAAAAAGAAGCAGTACTGCTCAGAAATGAAAAACTGGATGCAGAAATGAAGTTTTTGAAATCGCAGATTAACCCACATTTCCTTTTCAATGCCCTGAATAATGCCTACACGCTCTCCTATATAAAGTCGGACGATGCCCCCGATGTGATTTTGAAGCTATCGGATATTTTGCGTTATATAATTTATGATTGCAACGCAGATAAAGTACCTTTAGAGAAAGAGGTTACCTATATCAAAAACTATATTGACCTTCAGAAAATTAAGGGAGAAAATTCTGAAAATATAAAAGCAACTTTTAAGCTGCAAGATACTTCGCTCATGATAGAGCCCATGTTGTTGATTCCTTTTATAGAAAACAGTTTCAAGCATAGCCACATAGAAAGTTCTGACAAGGGATGGGTTGATATGGTGTTGAAAGTAACAAGTGAAAAGCTTGAGTTCGAAATAAAAAATAGCTTGCCCGAAACAGAATTTACGAAAGATAAAGTGGGGGGGATAGGTCTTGAAAATGTGAAAAAGAGACTTTCGATGTTGTACCCCGACAGTCATCAGCTTGTTATCAAAAAAATGGACGGGCAGTTTAGCGTGTCAATGCAAATTAGGTTTTAGAAGAAAGTGAAGGATGGAAAAATTGAAATGTTTATTGGTAGATGATGAAAAACTAGCGCTTACACTGCTGGAAAGCTATATCTCCAAGTTGTCAAACTTGGAAGTAGTGGGCAAGTTCCAAGATCCGCTCAAAGCCCTTGCGCTCCTCCAAGATACAGAGGTCGATCTCATGTTTTTAGATATTCAGATGCCCAATCTTACCGGGATAGAGTTGCTCCAAACACTGCCTTCCAACAAAAAACCTTTGGTGGTTTTCAGTACTGCATACGCAGAATTTGCTCTCGATGGCTACCAGCTAGATGTGGTAGATTACCTTCTCAAACCATTTCCCTTCGAGCGTTTCCTGAAAGCGGTGAACAAAGCTTCTCAACTAATAGAATTGAAAAGAAAAGCTGGTAGCACAGAAGGGGGAAATACGCGCCAGGGTAAAAATTTCATGCTTGTAAGGGCAGACCACCGAATCTATAAACTTCAATTTGATGAACTTCTTTATGTAGAAGGGCTAAAAGAATATGTCTCTTATTTTACAAAAAATGAGCGAATCATAGCACTCGAGTCGCTTAAAAAACTAGAGACTATTTTGCCAACCGATCAATTTATGCGCATCCATAAATCGTACATAGCTTCGGTGAGGCATATAAAAGCCATAGAAGGAAGCCAAGTAGTGATAGGCGATAAATTGCTGCCCATAGGGAAAACCTATAAGGAAGCAGTGATGAAAAAAGTGTTTGCAGGAGAGTCCTGAATGTAAGCTTTTTTGCATTCAATCGTCTTTGGTGCTTTTTGTCTTGATAACCTTGAAAAGGCTATTTTCCATGCTTTTGAAGTAATTCATCAATTATTTGCTCGGTTATGTCAGGGTAGTTTACTCTCACTCCCTCAGAGGTTTCTAGCCATTCTTCTATTTTTCCATCTACTCCCGCTAGGCTTTGCAAAACAGGGACGCCCATTTGTTCCAGTGCAGCCGCATTGCAGTGTTGTTCATATTGGTTTTTCATGGGAATTACCATGAGTTTCTTTTCTAAGAACAATGCTTCGGCTGGCGTTTCAAATCCAGCGCCACAGAGCACACCCATGCTGGTAGTCATACTTTTTATAAAACCATCATTGTTCACTGGTCTGATGCTCACATTGCCAGTTTCTAGCGGTTTTTTGTTATGCTTGGAAAATACTTCCCATTTTGCCGCAGGAAACTTACCCAATTTTTCTACCAAGGTTTGGTCTCTGTAAGAGGGGAGGTACACCGTGTAATGCCCTTTGTTTTCAGGATGTAGTTCACGGATTTGTTGGCGAATTACAGGGGTATAAATTTGCTTGTCGAAGGTATCGAAATGGAAGCCATAATTGGCGGTGGTGGGAGCATAATTACTCAAAATGGCTTTGCCTACTGGGTCAAACTTTTGGGGCTTGGGGGTTTTAGGTGAGAAAAGAGCACACTGGTGGCTCAGGCTAATACATGGAATGTTTTTCAGTTTGCAAGCCCAAGCAGAAACAGGTTCAAAATCATTGATAACCAAATCATACTTTTCTACAGGGATCTCTTTTATTTCCCCATAGAGTGTAATTGGGCTGACACTGGTAACTGTTTTTAGCAGATCCACTCCGCCAGATTTGCCAAAAATGAAGCTCAGCCCATTGCATCGGTACTTTACTTCGAAGGGCAAGTCAACGTCGGCTTGGTAGCCACTTACTAACAAATCGAGCTCTCCTTTTTTTTGTAAAATTGGTACAATATCACGAGCTCTGCTCAAGTGGCCATTTCCCGTACCCTGTATCGCATAAAGAATCCTCATTTTCCTAAAAAATTAGTTGGGCAATAAGCATTGCTCGAAACTTGTTTTTTTACAAATAACCTCTGTTTTTTTCATATTCTCAAAAATGCACTTTTTTGACTCAAACCAAGAGGTATAAAGTGAATATTTAAAGAAGGGAAGTTAAGGTATTGTGACGAAAATAGTGGGGAGGGCATGATCGGTTTTCAGTAGTAAGTATTTGTAAAGTGGGGAAAAAGAAAATAGCGACTATACTAATGTGGCTAGTATTTTGATAGATTTTTTATAAAGGTTTGTTTAGATAAGTTTTAAAATACGGCTATTAAACAAAACGTTTTGGAGTAGCAATTTAAATAAACATAATATAAAGATCATTAGGTATGAAGTCAGTAATCCCATTAGCAATTAAAGAAACGTACGAAAAATATTTTGGATCAGAAGATTGGGGAATAGTTCTTCAAAAAGCTGGATTCGACCCAAAGACAGTTTTCTTTAGCCATAAAAACACAGAAGACAAAGAGGTAATGGCTTTGTTGAAAGCGGTTATGGACCATAAGGGTTTGACCATAAATCAACTTTCAGATGTTTTTGGTGATTACTGGGTGAATGATTTTGCTTCCCGACACTATTTTGCTTTTTATCAAAGAGCTAGCTCTGCCAAAGATTTTTTAATGAAAATGAATGATGTTCATGATAAAATTGGAGCAAAAGTGGAAGGGTCAAAGCCACCAAAATTCACATTCAACGAGCTGCCAGATGGAGCAATGGAAATGGGATATATTTCCGAAAGAAACTTGATTGATTTGGTAGTAGGGCTTGTAAAAGGAGTAGGGAAGAGGTTTGGAGAAGAAATCAAGGTTACTAAATTAAGCTCTAGTCTTTTGAGGCTCGAGTTTTTAGGGAAAATTGAAAAAGAAGCTGTTGGAGAAGAGTTGAAAGAAGGTTAAGAAATAAACGAGGTAAACCATTTTCCACCTAAGATAGAGGATATAGACCATAAATACTTGGTCTATATCCTTTATTTTTAAGTACCTATTTCATCAAAAAGAACTCGCCTGCCTCGTAGCCTATTGCAATTTTGTTTACAAAGGAGGTTTTGAAGCTCATTGCCGAAATGTGATTGTTTTTGGTATCTTGGTCATACAACAATTACATTTTCACATTTACTCTATTTAATGAAATGAAAAACAACCTCACAAGACGGAATTTTGTAAAAAAAACGGCTGCTGCCGGATTAGTAGCTTCCTTGGGTACGCCCAATATTTTATTTGGAAAAGATGACAGGAAGGTGCGTCTTGCTTTTATAGGCACTGGAATGAGGGGCAGGAACCATGTATCATTAGCGGCAATCAGAGATGATGTGACCATCACCGCCATTTGCGATATCGATCCGGAAAGCGTTGAAAAAGCAAAGGAGATCATCAAAAAAGCGGGAAAAAAAGAGCCGGCGGTGTATGGGAAAGATGAGTGGGATTTTAAAAATATGCTAAACCGCGATGATATAGATGGCGTGATCATCGCTACGCCTTGGCTGTGGCATACCAAAATGGCCGTAGCGACCATGAAGGCAGGGAAATATGCAGGCGTGGAAGTTTCAGCAGCCAACACCCTTGCCGAATGCTGGGATTTGGTAAATACCTATGAAGAAACGGGGATGCCTTGCATGATCTTGGAAAATGTTTGTTACCGCCCCGATGTGATGGCGGTGCTGAATATGGTGAGAAAGGGAATGTTTGGAGAATTGATCCATGCGGAATGTGGCTACCAACACGACCTGAGGGGAGTGAAGTTTAACGATGGGAAATCTGCCTATGGCAAAGGGGTAGAATTTGGGAAAAAAGGGTATTCGGAGGCTAAATGGAGAACCTTGCACTCGGTAAATAGAAATGGTGATATTTACCCCACGCATGGAATTGGACCCGTGGC
It encodes:
- a CDS encoding response regulator; amino-acid sequence: MDDEPVNLLIFKTLLGREFTIVDANNGVEGLQKIKEHPEVSVVVSDLQMPVMDGLQFIEKLKKIRPELPCYVMTGFEKNEDILNAIAKKLVAGFFAKPFDDKDIIKEIMKAVK
- a CDS encoding hydrogen peroxide-inducible genes activator; amino-acid sequence: MITLVQLEYVVAVDTHRHFATAAKSCFVTQPTLSMQVKKMEDLLGVTIFDRSRQPVIPTDVGREIIDQARITIRNARKLNEIVKSHDEELSGELKIGILPTIAPYLLPRLINSFVKKHPKVSLKVKEIIAEEIVGELKKDLLDAGVMATPFYDNEILERSLFYEEIMVYTNPKHPLFKSDEVEAEQLLQPDLWLISDEHCFHSQTVKLCNYDSLHNGSSFSYQGSSLETLRKMVDTQGGFTLLPELAAAEVPEHQQNRIKHFDGEVPLREISLVTVRNLAKGRLLHALGHHIKKSVGQQMLGREKGYIVKWKG
- a CDS encoding PAS domain S-box protein produces the protein MFLRKNEDLYRQLVEHSSDVLWLYDVEIERFMYVSPSIFELLGFTQEEYLSLSITEIVSPESINDLRKAFANCLAEFSATGLAQKHLLGLVFLDKKGQKVIVEIEFSSKEDLLTQKVEIVGSTRAVTLEKESEKELRNTEFLAEEAYNLTKIGLWEYLADDQVFNASPEWLQIYGFQKERFDGTIEAILAMIHPEDRERVLAQTQEAYTKNRPSPSTFRIITPSGELKYLRSVGKMEFNDQGDLVKNIGFVQDITEQMLDKIGLQEKYEEYESLNDELQCKNDELLAVQRELENTNFVLSTREEQLLNANKELVESNERLAKAVNEAKKTEQNLAIAQSLAKVGSYELDVANDIWLGSKEFCRIFGFDYGAEYRLDDFYNCIHPDDLEYVKEGYEKAIDGEKNFVFEYRAFRRGTGEELFISSVGQIVYDKMGRASKVLGTKQDMTEQKLIEKELEQTQMQYTDFINYSNDAVAYWKVPEGFRIDWPLRKQIYMLYEVELLDCNRAFWANFGRCSKEELIGKKYIDLVKKRIYDENFSKFIKGDYSLNNAKVHVTFADNKEYFGLDNWYGVTSNGLLTHFWATSKNITEQKLAEQKLLFQEQSIRKIIVETSVEKGKGYFDKLVLLLNEIIQADYTFIGKLTGERFIDTIALCNKDKIMENLTYDLKNTPCDNVLDDLRSCVFPDNVTSLYPDDQLLVDMEIEGYTGVSIFNKENKPIGILVSLFKKTIDDTNFIASLLELFAVNIGTELERMEVEESLKTSEERLRNYFNLGLVGMSITAPDKTWIEFNDTLHEMLGYTREEFMELNWEALIHPDEKAKMQYYNRASRGEIDSFDIERRFVHKDGSTIYTEVSTSAVRNEAGEVEYVIGLVHDVTELKKSTQALVENEEKLKTLFGAMTDIVSLYELVYNDQGEVIDYRLIDCNDAFINSLHLGDKDPKGELVTELHGLEKPSHIEEYSRVALTGESYNYTIFYEAIARHFIVSVVSPKREQFAIVAKDITEIKEIQEELEKHKNELELLVKERTEELQASYEELFQANESLTFQRDEIEHALNQLRETQAQLVQAEKMASLGVLTAGVAHEINNPLNFIHGGITGVEYYVKENLPEHYESLQPLISGVKTGVKRAANIVASLSQFSRKDSDKHAACDIYHIIDNCLVMLENSIKNRIEVVKDFTKTTFNLVGNEGKLHQAFLNYLSNAAQAIEDKGVITISTEVVFDKLEVTISDTGYGISKENLPKVTDPFFTTKPPGKGTGLGMYISNKIIDEHGGEIIIHSKEKEGTQLKVVLPLD
- a CDS encoding M15 family metallopeptidase: MTHELIIQNLLEEKTIEKALCVGSSNSEAIQELQLILFELGYGKELKWAKTNATGVYDKCTEKAVKSFAKKNNIWSDGKSISEQLAKVLLHHYDILDEMQMLYGDMKNKTVSMIYTKGSSAKPAISSLQTLLNEVGYGAELKWDQYQNDGDYGNCTCAAVQAFSIYRGFKGDGNTFDRKMAKSLLKELAFGFGKEWYKTRKSIHLQSKPIVKATEIETLKETPPPTWKETETPIATSEVKVSQSALVTYDNTHFTGKQILCDIDFIPALERIHSYLVKNNIKLLITSSFRTSSRVAGAVVTPARMSNHMAGHAIDFNIKYGPGFTKLLRYNDMKLRKFPPEANAFFEDVRKDPMLRWGGDFTPFDPIHIDDHLNKDKDKWLARHLHVQEARDKGWA